Genomic DNA from Niallia circulans:
CCTGTGCGCTTTTGTGGGATTCTTGGAGAAATCCAGCCATTTTCAAACCCTTTATCAATAATAGTTCTTTCAATATTTTTGATTGCTACTGCAGGATCTGAGATGGCAACAGTACATGAACCTTCACATGGTGCCGGACATGCTGCTCCAGTAAATTCAGGGAAATTATTTGTTTTTAACAAACGATCAAGTGCGTCCTTCCATCTGCCTCTATAAACAAGATCATTCCACTCTGGTATTAAATTATGAATCGGGCAACCGGAGGTGCTTCCTCCGATTTCCATCCCGATATGGCAAAATGGTGTAGCGCAATCCATACATCTTGCGCCCTGTCTGCTTAGCACCTCGTCTGAGAAAGGAGCAGAATACTTTTTAAAATCGTTAATGCGGGAGAGGGGAGACCGTTCTTCCGCTTCCTCTCTTTTATATTCCATAAACCCCGTCGCTTTACCCAATTGTATCTCTCCTTTCTTACCGAACTGCTACTGTCATTTTAGTAGTTTGCTGTTTTTTTTTGCCTTGGTTTGAGTTGCTTTCAAATGCTTTCATTTCCGCTTCTTCTTGCGACAATCCTAAATTAATACCCGCTTGAATTTGGTTCATCATTCGCTTGTAATCCTTTGGAATTACTTTCACGAACTTGTGAGTATATTTCTCCCAATTGCCTAAAACTTGCTTAGCAGCGAAACTGCCTGTTTCTTCTGCATGCTTGCTGATTAGCGATTTTACTCTGTCTTTTTCAGCTGTATCTGTCAAGTCCTCAAGCAGGATCATTTCCATATTGCAAAGCTTTTCGAAGCTGTTTTTGTCACCTGGCAGTACATAAGCAATTCCACCAGACATACCTGCTCCAAAGTTTTTGCCTGCGTCTCCAAGGATAACTACTTCTCCACCAGTCATGTATTCCAAACCGTGGTCGCCAATACCCTCAACAACGATGCTTGCACCACTGTTTCTGACTGCGAAACGTTCACCTGCCTTACCATTAATGAACGCTTCACCGCTAGTTGCACCGTAAAAGGCAACATTCCCTGCAATAACATTATCCTGTGCCGAAAATGACTCAACAGATGGTGTTGTTATCGAAATTTTTCCGCCTGACAAGCCTTTTCCAACATAGTCATTCACATCACCGTTTAAGCGAATTGTCAATCCTTTTGGAATATACGCCCCTAAGCTCTGACCAGCAGAACCAGATAAATGCAAATTGATTGTATTTTCTGGAAGCCCTGTTTCTCCGTATTTCTTTGAGATTTCACTTCCTACAATCGTCCCGATAACACGGTCTGTGTTACGCACATGATAGTGCAAATCGATTGCTTCACCGTTTTGGATTGCTTTTTCCACTGCAGGAAGGATTTTTCTCATATCAATACTTTCATCAATTTTATGATTTTGCGGTGTTTGGAATGTTCTTTGTCCCTCCACTTGGTAAAGAAGTTTAGTCAAATCTAAATCTTTCGCTTTCCAGTGGTTTTTCGCTGCTTCACCGACAGTTAACACGTCTGTTCTTCCTACCATTTCGTCAACAGTGCGGAAGCCTAGTTGAGCCATAAGCTCTCTAACCTCTTCTGCCACAAAACGCATGAAGTTAACTACATGATCTGGGTCGCCGGCAAACTTGTAGCGAAGATCTGGATTTTGTGTCGCAATTCCGACAGGACAAGTATCCAAATGACATGCACGCATCATAACACAGCCTAAAACGATCAGCGGAGCAGTTGCAAAACCGAATTCCTCTGCACCAAGTAATGCTGCTAGCACAACGTCTTTACCTGTCATCAGCTTGCCGTCTGTTTCCAAGACAACTCTGCTTCTTAATCCATTAAGCATCAATGTTTGATGAGCCTCTGCCAAACCAAGCTCCCAAGGCAGACCAGTATGCTTAATACTAGTTTTCGGTGAAGCACCAGTACCGCCATCATAGCCACTTACGACAATAACATCGGCAGCACCTTTTGCCACACCTGCAGCAATTGTGCCAATTCCGCCTTTAGAAACAAGTTTGACACTTATACGAGCATCACGGTTTGAATTTTTCAAATCATGAATTAGCTGTGCCAAATCTTCAATAGAATAAATATCATGATGCGGCGGCGGTGAAATCAAACCAACACCAGGAGTAGAACCCCTTACATCAGCAACCCATGGATAAACCTTATTGCCTGGGAGCTGTCCGCCTTCTCCAGGTTTTGCACCTTGTGCCATCTTAATTTGCAGCTCTTTTGCATTAATTAAGTAATGACTTTTAACACCAAAGCGCCCTGAGGCAATTTGTTTAATGGAGCTGATTCGATTGTCACCATTCATATCTAATTCATAGCGAGCTGGATCCTCTCCACCCTCACCACTGTTTGAACTTCCGCCAAGACGATTCATTGCAATTGCCAATGTTTCGTGTGCTTCCTTGCTCAATGAACCAAAGGACATTGCTCCAGTTTTAAATCGTTTAACGATTGATTCAACCGATTCAACTTCTTCTAATGCAATCGATTGTTGATTCGAAGAAAAAGCAAACAAGTTTCGTAAAAAGCTCAGTCTTTCTTCGTTTGCAGCTTCCGAATACTGCTTAAATAAGCTGTAATCTGCTCTTCTGCATGCCCATTGCAATGTATGAATGGTCTTTGGGTTAAAGGCATGGTGCTCTCCGCCTTTTCTCCATTGGAATTCACTGCCTGAATCTAAACTTTCATCGTAAGTGTTCGTATATGCAGCATTATGTTTATCTGCTGCCTCCTTAGCGATTGTATCAATACCAATTCCGCCTAATTGCGATACAGTACCTGCAAAGTATTTATCAATCACTTCCTGCCCAATTCCGACAGCCTCAAAAATTTGCGCGCCGCGATAGCTTTGCACTGTTGAGATGCCCATTTTGGACATTACTTTAACAACACCTTCAGTAATAACTTGATTGTAGCGTGATACAGCTTCCTCATAGGAGATGTTGAGTAATTCGTCCTCGATTGCCTTTTGGTATGTCGCATATGCTAAGTATGGATTAATTGCATCTGCACCAAATCCAATTAAGCTGGCAAAGTGATGAACTTCTCTTGTTTCTCCAGATTCTACGATAATGCTAGCTTTAGAGCGAAGGCCTTTATTAATTAAATGCTGATGCAGTGCACTGACTGCCAAAAGAACTGGAATTGCTTTTTGATCTTTGTCCATTTCTCTATCTGTTAACACAAGCAAGCTTACGCCATTTGTTATTGCTGCTTCAGCCTGTTTCAAAATAGCTTGTAGACTTTCTTCTAAATTATCTGTAAATGTTGCCGAAAAGCTTTGTGTAGTAAAGCCAGTAAGCTCATTTGCTTTTAATTGACTGATTTCTCCGTTTGACAGGATTGGCCCCTGCAGCTGAATGCGATGGCAATTTTCTGCTGTTGGGTGTAAAAGATTACTCTCAGCACCTAACCATGTCAATGTGGATGTAACCATATGCTCCCTGATTGCATCAATTGGAGGGTTCGTTACTTGGGCAAACAGCTGCTTGAAGTAGCTGAACAAGGATTGAGATTTGTCAGACAACACAGCAAGCGGTGTATCATTCCCCATTGAACCGATTGGATCTTTTCCTTCCAACACAACTGGTAAAAGGTTCTTCTGTATGTCTTCGTAAGTGTAACCGAAAGCCTTCTGTCTTATCAGTAAGTCTTGGAACGTTTCTGCTTCTTCATTTTCTGGTGTTTTAAGTTTAACAACCTCTGACAGCCACTGTTCATAAGGATGCTCTGTTGCAATTTGTCCTTTCAACTCTTCGTCGGAAATGATTCTGCCTTCCTCTAAGTCGATTAACAGCATCTTACCTGGACTTAAGCGGTCCTTGTAAAGAATGTTTTCTTCTTCAACAGGGATAACTCCCACTTCTGAAGAAAATACAATATAATCATCTTTTGTTACATAATAACGCGCTGGACGTAAGCCGTTACGGTCAAGGATTGCTCCGATTTGATTGCCATCAGTAAATGTAATTGCCATTGGTCCGTCCCAAGGCTCCATCATTGCACTATGAAACTCATAAAATGCTCTTTTTTCACCTGTTACATGCTTATTCTCTGTCCAAGGTTCAGGAATAAGCATCATTGCAGCATGCGCAGGCTTGCGTCCTGAAAGGATAAAGAATTCTAAAGCATTATCAAATACCGATGAGTCACTTCCGTTTGCATCCAAAATCGGAAGCACCTTTTGCAAGTCGTCACCGAAAGCTTCTGAAACGAATTGCTGCTCTCTTGCCTTCATCCCGTTAAAGTTACCGCGAAGTGTATTGATTT
This window encodes:
- the gltB gene encoding glutamate synthase large subunit produces the protein MTYNQLAKAQGLYRPEFEHDACGIGLFAHIKGMATHDIVSKGLSMLCKLDHRGGQGSDPLTGDGSGLMVQIPDAFFRKEITDFELPERGQYGVGMVFFSKDDPNRHEIENKINEYIELEGQELLGWRTVPTDVRKIGKVAQKSCPVIRQVFIKNNNGLEKLGFERKLYIVRKLSENWGKTEERDFYFASLSTSTIVYKGLLTSDQVETFYLDVQDPEFVSAFSIVHSRFSTNTFPSWERAHPNRYLIHNGEINTLRGNFNGMKAREQQFVSEAFGDDLQKVLPILDANGSDSSVFDNALEFFILSGRKPAHAAMMLIPEPWTENKHVTGEKRAFYEFHSAMMEPWDGPMAITFTDGNQIGAILDRNGLRPARYYVTKDDYIVFSSEVGVIPVEEENILYKDRLSPGKMLLIDLEEGRIISDEELKGQIATEHPYEQWLSEVVKLKTPENEEAETFQDLLIRQKAFGYTYEDIQKNLLPVVLEGKDPIGSMGNDTPLAVLSDKSQSLFSYFKQLFAQVTNPPIDAIREHMVTSTLTWLGAESNLLHPTAENCHRIQLQGPILSNGEISQLKANELTGFTTQSFSATFTDNLEESLQAILKQAEAAITNGVSLLVLTDREMDKDQKAIPVLLAVSALHQHLINKGLRSKASIIVESGETREVHHFASLIGFGADAINPYLAYATYQKAIEDELLNISYEEAVSRYNQVITEGVVKVMSKMGISTVQSYRGAQIFEAVGIGQEVIDKYFAGTVSQLGGIGIDTIAKEAADKHNAAYTNTYDESLDSGSEFQWRKGGEHHAFNPKTIHTLQWACRRADYSLFKQYSEAANEERLSFLRNLFAFSSNQQSIALEEVESVESIVKRFKTGAMSFGSLSKEAHETLAIAMNRLGGSSNSGEGGEDPARYELDMNGDNRISSIKQIASGRFGVKSHYLINAKELQIKMAQGAKPGEGGQLPGNKVYPWVADVRGSTPGVGLISPPPHHDIYSIEDLAQLIHDLKNSNRDARISVKLVSKGGIGTIAAGVAKGAADVIVVSGYDGGTGASPKTSIKHTGLPWELGLAEAHQTLMLNGLRSRVVLETDGKLMTGKDVVLAALLGAEEFGFATAPLIVLGCVMMRACHLDTCPVGIATQNPDLRYKFAGDPDHVVNFMRFVAEEVRELMAQLGFRTVDEMVGRTDVLTVGEAAKNHWKAKDLDLTKLLYQVEGQRTFQTPQNHKIDESIDMRKILPAVEKAIQNGEAIDLHYHVRNTDRVIGTIVGSEISKKYGETGLPENTINLHLSGSAGQSLGAYIPKGLTIRLNGDVNDYVGKGLSGGKISITTPSVESFSAQDNVIAGNVAFYGATSGEAFINGKAGERFAVRNSGASIVVEGIGDHGLEYMTGGEVVILGDAGKNFGAGMSGGIAYVLPGDKNSFEKLCNMEMILLEDLTDTAEKDRVKSLISKHAEETGSFAAKQVLGNWEKYTHKFVKVIPKDYKRMMNQIQAGINLGLSQEEAEMKAFESNSNQGKKKQQTTKMTVAVR